AGGATGGCGACGAGAAAAGAAATTAACTCTTATCAAGCCCGTCACTCCGAAGCTTTAGTGAAGAATAGAGTATATTGAGAATTTCTTAATAACGTTCCAAAATTCCAACAGATAATTTTGGGGAGGTATCTGGAACGGTAAGATATGTAATATTATGGTAAACATACGTATATTTAAAAAAAGAAAAATAAAATTTGCAATATTAGGTATTGTAGTATTTTTTATTGGGTTTGCTATTTTTCACGAGTTTGCAAATCAAAGTGAAAAATATCCCACTTCAATATTAGGCTTAGAGGTTGCAAAAGCATCAGAAATTATCGAGTTGAAGAATGGAGACACACTTACTTTATCAATTGATATAATTCAAAAAGAAATTGGTGGGCAAACAATTAGAATGTTTGGGTACAACGGTCAAATTCCAGGGCCTCTTTTGAAAATTGAACAAAATTCAATAATTTTAGTAAATGTATTGAATAATTTAGATGTTGAGACAACAGTTCACTGGCATGGATTAAGACTGGATAATAAATTTGATGGAGTTCCAGGTATAACAATGGAAGCACTAAAGCCAGGGGAAAGCTTTCAATATGAATTACGATTTAATGACGAAGGAGTTTACTGGTATCACCCACATGTTCGTGAAGATTATCAACAAGAATTAGGATTATATGGAAATATGTTGGTATCTCCCACAGAAGACGATTATTACAATAATGCAAACAAGGAAATTCCAATTATTTTAGATGATATTTTAATTGAAGACGATGGAATGTTTCCATCTTTTAAAGATTATGCTAATCATGCGTTGAATGGAAGATTTGGAAACATTATGTTAATTAATGGGGACGACAATTATAATTTGGAAGTAACTACAGGAGAAGTTGTAAGGTTTTACATTACAAATGTTGCAAGTACCAGAGTGTTTAATTTTTCAATCCCAAACACGAGAATTAAATTAATTGGTTCAGATATCGGTTCTTATGAAAAAGAGGAATTTGTAGATTCAGTTATTATTTCTTCTGCAGAAAGATATACAATTGAAGTACTATTTGATAAAGCGGGAGAGTATGAATTTAAAAGCATAACTCCTGAAAATGAATATACCCTCGGAAAAATTAAAGTATCTGGAGAACCCGTAACTTTGGAAGATGATTTTAGTGGAGACTTTTATTCATTAAGAGAAAATAAATATGTAACAGAAGATATCAATAATTTCAGACAATATTTTGATAAAGAAGTTGACGTAAATATTAAACTTTCATTTGAAGTAGATTCTTTTTTTGCGTCTTTGTTCACTAAAGGAGATTCAGATAGCACTGATAATGACTGGGATAAAGTTGAAGTTGGAGGTTCTGATAGGATTAACTGGGAAGATTCTGAACCTAGATTCAATAAAGATACTAAAACTGATACGATAAAATGGTTATTAAAAGATACATCTACAGGTAAGAAAAATACTGATATTGATTTAAATTTTCAAGTTGGAGATAAAGTAAAAATTAGAATTTTTAATGATTCAAGCATATCAGACCCATCACAGCACCCAATTCACTTTCATGGTCAACGGTTTTTAGTGCTTAATAAAAATGGTGTTGAATCAAAAAATTTAGTTTGGAAAGATACCGTATTGGTTCCCATTGGTTCATATGTTGATATTCTATTAGACATATCAAATCCTGGAGAATGGATGGCACACTGTCACATTGCAGAACATTTAACGTCGGGAATGATGATGTTTTTTAAAGTAACTGAGAATTAACTTTAATATTCTCTTCTGAAGGGGAGCAAAAAGCAAATTATCAGACAACTAATTGTAGTAATTTCTGCGATTGCTCCATGGTTAATTGAGGATAGGGGATTAACTTTCCCCAATCTGCAGTTCTAAAATCATCCACAATTCCCAGCATACTAATACAA
The Patescibacteria group bacterium DNA segment above includes these coding regions:
- a CDS encoding multicopper oxidase family protein, whose amino-acid sequence is MVNIRIFKKRKIKFAILGIVVFFIGFAIFHEFANQSEKYPTSILGLEVAKASEIIELKNGDTLTLSIDIIQKEIGGQTIRMFGYNGQIPGPLLKIEQNSIILVNVLNNLDVETTVHWHGLRLDNKFDGVPGITMEALKPGESFQYELRFNDEGVYWYHPHVREDYQQELGLYGNMLVSPTEDDYYNNANKEIPIILDDILIEDDGMFPSFKDYANHALNGRFGNIMLINGDDNYNLEVTTGEVVRFYITNVASTRVFNFSIPNTRIKLIGSDIGSYEKEEFVDSVIISSAERYTIEVLFDKAGEYEFKSITPENEYTLGKIKVSGEPVTLEDDFSGDFYSLRENKYVTEDINNFRQYFDKEVDVNIKLSFEVDSFFASLFTKGDSDSTDNDWDKVEVGGSDRINWEDSEPRFNKDTKTDTIKWLLKDTSTGKKNTDIDLNFQVGDKVKIRIFNDSSISDPSQHPIHFHGQRFLVLNKNGVESKNLVWKDTVLVPIGSYVDILLDISNPGEWMAHCHIAEHLTSGMMMFFKVTEN